A genomic window from Nitrospirota bacterium includes:
- a CDS encoding DegT/DnrJ/EryC1/StrS family aminotransferase, whose amino-acid sequence MKNAFINEYETKQALAEFIVKAQRLSMDHHCFEFEKAFASYQNRKYAVLFNSGGSANLAIIQTLANLGLLKKDDKIGFSALTWSTNVMPIIQLGFVPVPIDCEKKTLNMMSYNLEERLSSVELKALFITNALGFAGDLDVIRNICNEHRIILIEDNCESLGTELPAGKTGNFGIVSSFSFYVAHHMSTIEGGMVCTDDENIAEMLTIVRANGWDRNLNSEQQFRWRKKMHIRSEFDAKYSFYDLGFNFRPTEITGFLGLRQLQFLEEAIDRREKNYRRLNKIIESNADLLPLDHSHISRLSSFCLPVLCKTPTLREKYLFQFSGAGIEIRPMIAGNMQNQPFYNKYVQNKYDLPETDFIHNCGFYSGNYPELTETDLEVISSCLRAQ is encoded by the coding sequence ATGAAAAATGCGTTTATTAATGAATATGAAACGAAACAAGCACTTGCGGAGTTTATAGTTAAGGCCCAGCGACTGAGCATGGACCATCACTGCTTTGAATTTGAGAAAGCCTTTGCTAGCTATCAGAACCGCAAATACGCTGTATTATTCAACAGTGGTGGTAGTGCCAATCTTGCGATTATACAGACATTGGCAAACCTTGGTCTGTTAAAGAAAGATGACAAAATAGGATTCTCGGCTTTAACCTGGTCGACTAACGTAATGCCGATAATCCAGTTGGGCTTTGTACCTGTCCCCATCGATTGTGAGAAAAAAACACTGAATATGATGTCATATAATTTAGAGGAAAGGTTGAGCTCAGTCGAATTGAAAGCTTTGTTTATTACAAATGCCCTTGGTTTTGCGGGGGATCTGGATGTGATTAGAAATATATGCAATGAGCACCGTATCATTTTAATTGAAGACAATTGTGAATCGCTTGGGACTGAATTGCCGGCTGGAAAGACCGGTAACTTCGGGATTGTATCGAGTTTTTCATTTTATGTTGCCCATCATATGTCTACAATCGAAGGTGGTATGGTTTGTACCGACGATGAGAATATCGCAGAAATGCTAACTATTGTCCGGGCTAATGGCTGGGACAGAAATCTCAATTCTGAACAGCAATTCAGGTGGCGCAAGAAAATGCATATACGCAGCGAATTTGATGCAAAATACAGTTTTTATGATTTGGGTTTTAATTTCAGACCCACCGAGATAACAGGTTTCTTGGGGCTTCGGCAATTACAGTTTTTGGAGGAAGCAATAGATAGACGTGAAAAAAATTACAGGCGCTTGAACAAAATTATCGAGTCTAACGCTGATCTTTTGCCATTGGATCATTCACACATATCCCGATTGTCCAGTTTTTGTCTGCCGGTGTTGTGCAAGACACCAACATTAAGAGAAAAATATCTGTTTCAGTTTAGTGGCGCTGGTATTGAAATCCGTCCCATGATTGCAGGTAATATGCAGAATCAGCCTTTTTACAATAAATATGTGCAAAATAAATATGATTTGCCAGAAACGGATTTCATTCATAATTGCGGTTTTTACTCAGGAAACTACCCGGAACTGACCGAAACTGATCTGGAAGTCATATCCAGTTGCTTAAGAGCGCAATAG
- a CDS encoding GDP-L-fucose synthase, whose product MNKNDTIFVAGHNGMVGSAIMRALLSEGYNRIVTVSRQELDLRDTRNVELFFAQEHPAYVFLAAARVGGIQANREFPGDFLYDNIMIQSNIIHQCLKVGVKKLVFLGSSCIYPRECPQPMKEEYLMTGPLEPTNEGYALAKIAGLRLTQYYHKQYRLQCLNPIPCNLYGTNDSFDPMNSHVLAALVKKFVDAIDENQKKVVLWGSGIARREFMHVDDLASALLFLTKNWNSPEIINVGWGTDISIKELAEIISEKVNYYGKIYWDNGMPDGMLRKCLDTSKLDSLGFKPSITLDDGIDRVIKEYRDQKYNKGLS is encoded by the coding sequence ATGAATAAAAACGATACCATCTTTGTAGCCGGTCACAATGGAATGGTCGGCTCCGCGATTATGAGAGCCTTACTGAGTGAGGGCTACAATAGAATTGTCACCGTTAGCAGACAGGAACTCGATTTACGGGACACACGAAATGTTGAACTTTTTTTTGCGCAAGAACATCCGGCTTACGTTTTTTTAGCTGCTGCAAGGGTCGGAGGGATTCAGGCAAACAGGGAATTTCCGGGAGATTTTCTCTACGATAACATCATGATTCAAAGTAATATCATTCATCAGTGCCTCAAGGTCGGCGTAAAAAAACTTGTATTTCTGGGTAGTTCTTGTATTTACCCGAGGGAATGCCCTCAACCCATGAAAGAAGAATATCTTATGACAGGTCCTCTCGAACCAACCAACGAAGGTTATGCACTTGCGAAAATAGCGGGTTTGCGTTTGACACAGTATTATCACAAGCAGTATAGGTTGCAATGTCTGAATCCTATACCATGTAATCTTTATGGGACTAATGACAGCTTTGATCCAATGAATTCACATGTTCTTGCAGCGTTAGTCAAAAAATTTGTTGATGCTATTGATGAAAATCAAAAAAAAGTGGTACTCTGGGGAAGTGGCATTGCAAGACGGGAGTTCATGCACGTGGATGATCTTGCTTCTGCATTACTGTTCCTAACAAAGAATTGGAATTCACCTGAAATAATTAATGTTGGATGGGGAACTGATATATCAATCAAGGAATTAGCTGAAATAATATCAGAAAAAGTTAATTATTATGGGAAGATATATTGGGATAATGGCATGCCCGATGGAATGTTGAGAAAATGTCTTGATACTTCCAAGTTGGACTCATTAGGATTTAAGCCTTCCATAACACTGGATGACGGTATAGACCGGGTGATTAAAGAGTATCGAGACCAAAAATATAACAAAGGACTATCATAA
- a CDS encoding HTH domain-containing protein yields MNPEELKHGSKRRKVSETRNIIARRSSEELGLSGAEIARHLKVNTSSVNRAIARVEKLVVQ; encoded by the coding sequence ATAAATCCTGAGGAACTGAAGCACGGCAGCAAGAGACGCAAGGTAAGCGAAACCCGAAACATAATCGCCCGGCGGAGCAGTGAAGAACTTGGACTTTCCGGTGCGGAGATTGCACGTCATCTTAAAGTGAACACATCAAGCGTTAACAGGGCTATAGCCAGAGTTGAAAAATTGGTGGTTCAATGA